Proteins encoded together in one Penaeus vannamei isolate JL-2024 chromosome 11, ASM4276789v1, whole genome shotgun sequence window:
- the LOC113816983 gene encoding protein PBDC1 codes for MASQAEIFAELGIPGAVPAGGPGMSSVDADGLGNDQTMEQLWAMKAMEHAEIHFNLLCAVDPRLLKLTPKDDLIYNTFRKQFPDFNIEKLVEKDLKDKEAKEKWRPFCKEFEHEIEDYSFATLVRIDSQQDYSEDNTILVTRIQFFAIEIGRNREGYNDSIRTKYKPKPRAKKVQK; via the exons GGAATTCCCGGTGCCGTGCCTGCTGGTGGGCCTGGCATGAGCTCTGTTGATGCTGACGGTCTTGGAAATGat CAAACTATGGAGCAGCTTTGGGCCATGAAGGCAATGGAACATGCAGAGATCCACTTCAAT CTTCTGTGCGCAGTTGACCCACGGTTGCTAAAACTCACCCCAAAGGACGACCTTATTTACAACACCTTTAGAAAACAGTTTCCCGACTTCAACATTGAGAAGTTGGTGGAGAAGGATCTTAAAGACAAGGAGgcaaaggag AAATGGAGACCCTTTTGCAAGGAATTTGAGCACGAGATCGAGGACTACAGCTTTGCAACCCTCGTTCGCATTGATTCCCAGCAAGATTACTCGGAGGATAATACCATCCTTGTGACTCGCATCCAGTTCTTCGCCATCGAAATCGGCCGCAACAGGGAGGGCTACAATGACTCCATCAGGACCAAGTACAAGCCCAAACCCCGTGCCAAGAAGGTTCAGAAATAG